One window from the genome of Leuconostoc suionicum encodes:
- a CDS encoding LacI family DNA-binding transcriptional regulator translates to MSKKVTINVIAEMARVSKTTVSRFLNGKFDNMSEATKERIAETIAELDYHPSRQAQALKAKNSLLIGISVADISNMYTSRLLKGISDYFQNTIYQVLIMDGDNSIEREYSNLEKMVTERIDGIILQPLVHQPDHYQLLIDENIPVVQVDRYTEPFTWPAVVSDNFQKSLEVADLMKSKNYEEIIVLSNHINGVSSRMNRYNGLKTGIENTNITIKLIEIDDNKDWQNTLQSMLELPTKKALYALNGQVLWEIVRFLKEHHIAIPDDVGVIGYDDDMFADMISPEITSVSQNPQEIGRTAAANLMQIMNDETTLSKTIRIPSTIQMRESL, encoded by the coding sequence ATGAGTAAAAAAGTGACCATCAACGTTATAGCTGAAATGGCAAGGGTTTCAAAGACAACTGTTTCCCGTTTTTTAAACGGGAAATTTGATAATATGTCAGAAGCAACAAAAGAACGTATTGCTGAAACAATTGCCGAATTAGATTATCATCCTAGTCGCCAGGCACAAGCCTTAAAGGCCAAAAACTCTCTGTTAATCGGTATCTCTGTAGCAGATATTTCTAATATGTACACCTCGCGTCTTTTAAAAGGCATTAGTGATTATTTTCAAAATACAATCTACCAAGTTTTGATTATGGACGGCGACAATTCAATTGAACGTGAATATAGTAATTTGGAAAAAATGGTCACCGAAAGGATCGACGGTATTATCTTACAACCACTGGTTCACCAACCTGATCACTACCAACTATTAATTGATGAAAATATCCCCGTTGTTCAAGTTGATCGTTATACTGAACCGTTTACTTGGCCAGCAGTAGTATCGGATAATTTTCAAAAATCACTAGAAGTGGCAGATCTAATGAAATCAAAGAATTACGAAGAAATTATTGTTTTATCCAATCATATCAACGGTGTGTCTAGCCGTATGAATCGTTACAATGGACTAAAAACTGGTATTGAAAACACAAATATTACGATTAAGCTAATCGAAATTGATGACAATAAGGACTGGCAAAACACACTACAATCCATGCTTGAATTACCCACAAAAAAAGCGCTGTATGCGCTTAATGGACAAGTCTTGTGGGAAATTGTTCGATTTTTAAAGGAACATCATATCGCTATTCCTGATGATGTTGGTGTAATTGGTTATGATGATGACATGTTTGCTGACATGATTTCACCCGAAATTACTTCTGTATCACAAAACCCCCAAGAAATAGGTCGAACGGCTGCAGCCAACTTAATGCAGATTATGAATGATGAAACCACTTTGTCCAAAACCATTCGAATCCCATCAACAATCCAAATGAGAGAATCTCTTTGA
- a CDS encoding sugar phosphate isomerase/epimerase family protein: protein MRKEQIVLNNLVFMNDHEKGMQQLEMLKKAVSFGVSSVELRREYFDDIIKETPAIAQYAADNKVRLFYSVPDEVFVDHRLNPKLSQYYDEALALGIYAIKFNIGDFETLSSEDVSELSQLLTRGIQTNIENDQTQVSGKINAIEKFMSAVTENNLDIRYVYDMGNWRYVGEDEVLAAEKLAQYVRYIHVKDDQGHGDNLVTVPLNEGDIAWQSILNILPSNVPVAVEYPTVNDKVIQDGVQALAMFN from the coding sequence ATGAGAAAAGAACAAATTGTTTTAAATAATTTAGTATTCATGAATGATCATGAGAAGGGAATGCAACAACTTGAAATGTTAAAAAAAGCTGTATCATTCGGTGTCTCATCGGTTGAATTACGACGGGAGTATTTTGATGACATTATTAAAGAAACTCCAGCTATTGCACAGTATGCAGCTGATAACAAGGTGCGGCTATTCTATTCCGTACCAGATGAAGTATTTGTGGATCATCGTCTTAATCCAAAATTGTCACAATACTATGATGAAGCACTGGCGCTTGGCATTTATGCGATTAAATTTAATATCGGAGATTTCGAAACGTTATCTTCGGAAGATGTTTCTGAGTTAAGCCAATTATTAACGCGTGGTATTCAAACAAATATTGAAAATGATCAAACTCAAGTTTCGGGAAAAATAAATGCCATTGAAAAGTTTATGTCTGCTGTTACTGAAAATAATTTAGATATTCGCTATGTTTATGATATGGGTAATTGGCGTTATGTTGGTGAAGATGAAGTTTTGGCAGCTGAAAAACTAGCACAGTACGTACGCTATATTCATGTTAAAGATGATCAAGGACACGGTGATAATTTGGTAACCGTACCGCTTAATGAAGGAGATATTGCATGGCAATCAATTTTGAACATCTTGCCAAGCAACGTTCCCGTAGCGGTTGAATATCCAACAGTTAATGACAAAGTTATCCAAGATGGCGTTCAGGCACTCGCCATGTTTAATTAA
- a CDS encoding gluconate:proton symporter gives MTNIIISILLLLTFVGFIYYIVKGGNLVIGFFVMALLWSVIGLVPFDQVVQKVIAEPALNYGPTIIYIVFGSWFGRVLVDSGIAGSISAQTERVGRKAPIFATILVVLVTALIFSSAYGVGSVIAIGVILIPILLSIGVPKKVAIPAFTMAIGAPMYINVVLFNQIKAFFPSVSFSGKYLIFGLAAMGVQLLGVIIFILFNSKSIKNGEIETIDDSKQAAFQKTHPITFIIPVLPVALNMFFHWDAIPALLLATIIALLLTGQMKSYKGLVAFINKTVSQAINDISGLIIFLMALVMFAGAATMNVPHFKSMIEVILPSSPLVLAIAIGILAPLALFRGPLHVWGAGAATAAVLAATGTFQPIFLLPLLYTASIMAVSIDLTQSWNTWALTYSKLETKEYLKMGIPVMWAVSFVNELLVYGFFGH, from the coding sequence ATGACTAATATAATTATTAGTATTTTGCTCCTACTAACATTCGTGGGTTTTATCTATTACATTGTTAAAGGTGGCAATTTAGTTATTGGTTTCTTTGTAATGGCGCTTCTCTGGTCTGTTATTGGGCTGGTACCTTTCGACCAAGTTGTTCAAAAGGTTATTGCAGAGCCAGCATTGAATTATGGACCAACAATTATTTATATTGTTTTTGGTTCTTGGTTTGGTCGTGTACTAGTTGATTCTGGTATAGCTGGATCCATTTCGGCTCAGACTGAAAGGGTTGGACGAAAAGCGCCTATTTTCGCAACAATATTAGTTGTGCTCGTTACAGCATTGATTTTCTCTTCGGCGTACGGCGTTGGTTCGGTTATCGCCATTGGTGTTATATTGATTCCAATCTTGTTGTCGATTGGTGTCCCTAAAAAGGTAGCTATTCCAGCATTCACAATGGCTATTGGTGCGCCAATGTACATTAACGTAGTCTTATTTAACCAAATAAAAGCCTTCTTCCCGTCAGTTAGTTTTTCGGGGAAATACTTGATTTTTGGATTAGCAGCCATGGGGGTTCAATTATTAGGCGTTATTATCTTTATATTGTTTAATAGTAAAAGCATCAAAAATGGTGAAATTGAAACAATTGACGACAGTAAGCAAGCAGCCTTCCAGAAAACGCATCCAATTACATTTATCATCCCCGTTTTACCAGTGGCCTTGAATATGTTCTTTCATTGGGATGCTATTCCTGCTCTGCTATTAGCAACTATTATTGCGTTGTTATTAACAGGACAAATGAAATCTTATAAAGGATTAGTTGCTTTTATTAACAAAACAGTTTCACAAGCAATCAATGATATTTCTGGGTTGATTATATTCTTGATGGCATTGGTTATGTTTGCCGGAGCAGCTACTATGAACGTGCCCCATTTTAAAAGCATGATTGAAGTTATTTTACCAAGTAGTCCATTGGTTTTGGCAATTGCCATTGGTATATTAGCACCATTGGCTTTGTTCCGCGGGCCTTTGCATGTTTGGGGTGCTGGAGCTGCTACGGCGGCAGTGTTAGCTGCTACAGGTACTTTCCAACCAATATTTTTGCTGCCACTTCTTTACACGGCAAGTATTATGGCAGTTTCTATTGATCTAACACAGTCATGGAATACATGGGCGCTAACTTACTCAAAGTTGGAAACAAAGGAATACTTAAAAATGGGCATTCCAGTGATGTGGGCAGTGTCGTTTGTGAACGAACTATTAGTTTATGGCTTTTTCGGGCATTAA
- a CDS encoding sugar kinase, whose protein sequence is MSEILTLGEPVVTFASTDLNKGLVDSINYYKFLGGAELNVMIGATRLGHNTEYISQVGADPLGQFTIKEIARYNVGNHYIATDENNWTAFQLKELVDQGDPSTFNFRRNSAAAHFDKSLIDQVDFSDVKIAHLSGIFPAISLQAREAFRYFAEQLIDHGIRTTFDPNLRPALWESREVMIETINDLAKYGEIVLPGIDEGEILIGSRDPETIADFYLNNSDRTQTVVVKIGSDGAYVKNKSGESYIVNGFKVEKVVDTVGAGDGFALGLITGLIEGLTMADAVRRGNAVGALQVQTPGDNDGYPTQEELEAFLADNKKEA, encoded by the coding sequence ATGAGTGAAATTTTAACATTAGGTGAACCGGTAGTGACATTTGCTTCCACCGACTTAAATAAGGGTTTAGTTGATAGTATTAATTACTATAAATTTTTGGGTGGTGCTGAACTAAATGTTATGATTGGTGCTACTCGATTAGGTCATAACACGGAATATATTTCTCAGGTTGGTGCAGATCCATTGGGTCAATTTACCATTAAGGAAATAGCTCGTTATAATGTTGGTAACCATTATATTGCTACAGATGAAAATAATTGGACGGCTTTTCAGTTAAAAGAATTAGTTGATCAAGGTGATCCATCAACTTTTAATTTTCGTAGAAATTCGGCTGCGGCACACTTTGATAAATCATTAATTGATCAAGTTGATTTTTCCGATGTAAAGATAGCCCATTTATCAGGGATTTTCCCAGCAATTTCGCTTCAAGCACGTGAAGCATTCCGTTATTTTGCTGAACAATTAATTGATCATGGTATTAGAACAACATTTGATCCAAACTTACGCCCTGCTTTATGGGAGTCTAGAGAAGTGATGATTGAAACGATCAATGATTTAGCAAAATATGGTGAAATTGTTTTACCTGGTATTGATGAAGGTGAAATTCTAATCGGATCAAGAGATCCAGAGACCATCGCTGATTTTTATCTGAATAACAGTGACCGCACACAAACTGTTGTTGTCAAAATTGGTTCTGATGGAGCCTACGTCAAAAACAAGAGCGGTGAGAGTTACATTGTTAATGGATTTAAAGTTGAAAAGGTTGTTGATACTGTTGGTGCGGGGGATGGATTTGCGCTCGGCTTGATTACAGGTTTGATTGAAGGATTGACCATGGCTGATGCTGTGCGACGGGGGAACGCTGTGGGTGCTCTACAAGTTCAAACACCGGGTGACAATGATGGCTACCCAACACAGGAAGAACTAGAAGCATTTTTGGCAGATAATAAGAAAGAGGCGTAA
- a CDS encoding phosphoglycerate dehydrogenase, whose product MTKQVFLPDDIPAVGKKILEEAGLEVVVGSGRDHEKMKAEGAEASAVLIGTQKFDADIMDAMPNLKVIARNGVGYDAVDVDAATQRGIYVVNTPKALSGSVAETAVSELLAISKNLYQDSKAIHDDNWNYRKAHPGRDIEGKTVGILGFGRIGQQVAKKLSGFDVKVIAFDPFAKDVPNVELVDRETIFKTADYVMVHLPALPETQHSIGADEFKLMKNDAFLINMARGSILVESDLVSALKSGEIAGAALDVFEEEPLPVTNPLVALENVLLTPHIASNTVETKARMAVDATNDIVRVLSGKSPESAVNKINK is encoded by the coding sequence ATGACAAAACAAGTATTCTTACCAGATGATATTCCAGCAGTTGGGAAAAAGATTCTTGAAGAAGCAGGATTAGAAGTAGTTGTTGGTTCTGGTCGTGATCATGAAAAGATGAAGGCTGAAGGAGCAGAGGCAAGTGCTGTATTGATTGGTACACAAAAGTTTGATGCAGATATAATGGACGCTATGCCGAATTTAAAGGTTATTGCACGTAATGGCGTAGGTTATGATGCTGTTGACGTGGATGCTGCAACCCAGCGCGGTATCTATGTTGTGAATACACCTAAAGCTTTATCAGGATCAGTTGCTGAAACGGCTGTCTCTGAGTTATTAGCTATTAGCAAGAACTTATATCAAGATTCAAAAGCAATTCATGATGATAATTGGAATTATCGAAAGGCACATCCAGGCCGTGATATTGAAGGGAAAACTGTTGGTATCCTTGGATTTGGTCGTATTGGTCAGCAAGTTGCTAAAAAATTAAGTGGCTTTGATGTTAAGGTCATAGCCTTTGATCCTTTTGCCAAGGATGTGCCTAATGTTGAATTGGTTGATCGTGAAACGATTTTTAAAACTGCCGACTATGTGATGGTTCATTTGCCTGCATTGCCTGAGACTCAACATTCAATTGGTGCAGATGAGTTTAAGTTAATGAAAAATGACGCATTTTTAATAAATATGGCTCGTGGTTCTATTCTGGTTGAATCTGACTTGGTATCCGCTCTGAAATCGGGTGAGATAGCTGGTGCGGCTTTAGATGTCTTTGAAGAAGAGCCGTTGCCTGTTACGAACCCATTAGTTGCATTGGAAAACGTTTTGCTCACACCACATATTGCCTCTAATACTGTTGAAACTAAGGCGCGTATGGCAGTTGATGCAACCAATGATATTGTTCGTGTATTGTCTGGTAAGAGCCCAGAATCAGCTGTGAATAAAATTAATAAATAA
- a CDS encoding M1 family metallopeptidase: MTQFTRIYNNFQPEHYDIYLDINRETKQFNGKTKISGNALVKDIALHQKNLQIQSVHINEKEIPFVIDDSADLIKISTETIGQIDITVIYKARLTDTMMGIYPSYYELDGVKKQIIGTQFETSFARQAFPSVDEPEAKATFDLSIKFDEQPNETILANMPEIRTENGVHYFDTTVRMSTYLVAFAFGELQSKQTVTNTGVKVGVFSTKAHAPKELDFALDIAKRSIEFFEDFYQTPYPLPHSWQLALPDFSAGAMENWGLVTYREAYVLLDPENSALNTKQVVATVIAHELAHQWFGDLVTMKWWDDLWLNESFANMMEYVAIDAIEPDWHIWESFQTSDVVSALKRDSTDGVQPVHTQVQHPADIDALFDPAIVYAKGARLLVMVRSLIGDKALREGLKRYFARHRYANAAGADLWEALGEASGQNIKAVMDSWLEQPGYPVVSAKVIDGQLTLSQEQFFIGDYEESARQWQIPLNSNYDAAPQLLASERVVIGDYAQLRESVGAPFRLNDGNDSHFIVKYDAQLLTDILEHLDELDNISQRQILQDLHLLADGRQITYADIVPLLVNFAHKDAMLVNAVLYGILSDLKKFVTPNSAEEKALKEFNDVLSRKQVKRLGWAGQSSESYDDQLTRPYVLNASLYAENPDTITTAHELFEKNSDNLQNLPADIRHFVLANELKHFGSTSLFEQLLTTYRKSSDANYKADLCSALTSTPNPDLIVKLIDQLKDADTIKPQDLRGWVYGLLVNDKSQQLAWNWVREQWQWLEDTIGGDMEFTMYITVIAAVFHTPERLAEFKSFFEPKLNTPGLTREITMDIKVISSRVDLIAAEKDDVNMAISEAIK, from the coding sequence ATGACTCAATTCACACGGATTTATAATAATTTTCAACCTGAACACTATGATATCTATTTAGATATTAATCGTGAGACGAAACAGTTTAATGGTAAAACAAAAATTAGTGGTAATGCGTTGGTCAAAGATATTGCCTTACATCAAAAAAACTTGCAAATTCAGTCTGTTCACATTAATGAAAAAGAGATTCCTTTTGTTATTGATGATAGTGCTGATTTGATTAAGATTTCGACAGAAACTATTGGTCAAATAGATATCACTGTGATTTATAAGGCAAGATTAACCGACACAATGATGGGTATTTATCCTTCGTATTACGAGCTAGATGGTGTTAAAAAACAAATTATCGGTACACAATTTGAAACAAGTTTTGCTCGTCAAGCTTTTCCAAGTGTTGACGAACCGGAAGCTAAGGCAACATTTGATTTATCAATCAAGTTTGATGAACAACCAAATGAAACAATTTTAGCCAATATGCCGGAGATACGCACAGAAAATGGCGTACATTATTTTGATACAACCGTGCGGATGTCAACTTATTTAGTGGCCTTTGCCTTTGGTGAATTACAAAGTAAGCAAACGGTTACTAACACAGGTGTAAAAGTTGGTGTATTTTCTACTAAGGCACATGCCCCCAAAGAATTGGATTTTGCACTAGACATTGCTAAACGATCGATTGAGTTTTTCGAAGATTTTTATCAGACACCGTACCCATTACCACATTCTTGGCAACTAGCCTTGCCGGATTTCTCTGCAGGAGCAATGGAAAACTGGGGATTAGTAACTTACCGTGAAGCTTATGTCTTGCTTGATCCTGAAAATTCAGCGTTGAATACCAAACAAGTTGTTGCCACAGTTATTGCTCACGAATTAGCGCATCAATGGTTTGGCGACTTAGTCACGATGAAATGGTGGGATGATTTGTGGCTCAATGAAAGCTTTGCTAATATGATGGAGTATGTGGCAATTGATGCCATTGAGCCTGATTGGCATATTTGGGAAAGCTTTCAAACAAGCGATGTCGTTTCAGCATTGAAGCGAGATAGTACAGATGGCGTCCAACCAGTCCACACTCAGGTACAACACCCAGCCGATATTGATGCTTTGTTTGATCCAGCAATTGTTTATGCTAAGGGAGCAAGACTACTGGTAATGGTTCGTTCTTTGATTGGGGATAAGGCCCTACGTGAAGGACTAAAAAGATACTTTGCTCGTCATCGCTATGCAAACGCAGCAGGAGCTGATTTGTGGGAGGCCTTGGGTGAAGCTTCAGGTCAAAATATTAAAGCAGTCATGGATTCTTGGTTGGAACAACCAGGATATCCAGTAGTTTCAGCAAAAGTTATTGATGGCCAATTAACTCTATCTCAAGAACAGTTTTTCATTGGTGACTACGAAGAGAGTGCTCGTCAGTGGCAAATTCCCTTAAACAGCAACTATGATGCGGCACCCCAACTACTAGCCAGTGAGCGTGTAGTGATTGGTGATTATGCCCAATTACGTGAATCAGTTGGCGCACCTTTTAGACTGAATGACGGTAATGATTCGCATTTTATTGTTAAATATGATGCCCAATTACTAACAGATATTTTAGAACATCTTGATGAATTGGATAACATTTCGCAAAGGCAAATTCTTCAGGATTTACATTTGTTAGCCGATGGCAGGCAAATTACCTATGCTGATATCGTGCCACTACTGGTTAATTTTGCTCACAAAGATGCCATGTTGGTTAATGCAGTACTATATGGTATTCTTTCAGACTTGAAGAAATTTGTTACACCAAATTCAGCTGAAGAAAAAGCTTTGAAAGAATTCAATGATGTACTAAGTCGAAAACAAGTAAAACGTTTGGGCTGGGCCGGCCAAAGCAGTGAATCATACGACGATCAGCTTACTCGCCCTTATGTTTTGAATGCTTCTTTGTATGCAGAAAATCCTGATACAATTACAACAGCTCATGAATTATTTGAGAAAAACAGTGATAATTTACAAAATCTACCTGCTGATATTCGTCACTTTGTACTCGCCAATGAATTGAAGCACTTTGGAAGCACGTCATTGTTTGAACAACTGTTAACCACTTATCGAAAATCTTCTGATGCTAATTACAAAGCTGACTTATGCTCGGCCTTGACTAGTACCCCAAACCCAGATTTAATTGTGAAATTGATTGATCAGCTAAAGGACGCTGACACGATTAAACCACAAGACCTCCGTGGTTGGGTCTATGGCTTGCTAGTTAATGATAAAAGTCAGCAGTTAGCTTGGAATTGGGTTCGTGAGCAGTGGCAGTGGCTAGAAGACACGATCGGTGGTGACATGGAATTTACAATGTATATTACGGTTATTGCCGCCGTGTTCCATACACCGGAGCGACTAGCTGAATTTAAGTCGTTCTTTGAACCTAAGTTGAATACGCCTGGATTAACACGGGAAATTACTATGGATATTAAAGTGATCTCAAGTCGTGTTGATTTAATCGCAGCTGAGAAGGATGATGTGAATATGGCCATTTCTGAGGCTATAAAATAA
- a CDS encoding oleate hydratase — translation MYYSNGNYEAFATPRKPKNVDQKSAYIVGSGLAGLAAAVFLIRDGHMKGESIHIFEELPLAGGSLDGIQRPNVGFVTRGGREMENHFECLWDLYRSVPSLEIPGASYLDEYYWLDKDDPNSSNCRLIYDRGNRVPNDGDYTLGKSSEEIIKLIMTPEAKLGTTTIEDYFSEDFFKSNFWIYWATMFAFEKWHSAIEMRRYAMRFIHHIDGLPDFSALKFNKYNQYDSMVLPLIKYLEDHGVDVQFDSTVDNVIVNFDHGNKVVKELQLTVAGKPETKQLTANDLVFITNGSITESTTYGSHFEPAPVTNEPGGSWRLWEKLAEQSDEFGHPGVFYQNLPAKSWFVSATATIKNTEIDPYIERLTKRDIHDGKINTGGIVTITDSNWLMSFAVHRQPHFKQQKPNETTVWIYGLYSDVPGNYVKKTIVESSGQEITQEFLYHLGVPKSKINQLAQQESINTVPVYMPFITSYFMPRVMGDRPKVIPDGSVNLAFIGNFAESPSRDTVFTTEYSVRTAMEAVYSLLDVERGVPEVFNSIYDIRELLRAMYYMNDKKPLSEMDLPIPKLIQKIGLKKIKGTWLEELLAEAHLL, via the coding sequence ATGTATTATAGTAATGGTAATTATGAAGCATTTGCAACACCACGCAAGCCGAAGAATGTAGATCAGAAATCAGCATATATTGTCGGTTCGGGGCTAGCAGGATTGGCTGCTGCAGTATTTCTTATTCGTGACGGTCATATGAAAGGAGAGTCAATTCATATATTTGAAGAACTCCCATTGGCTGGTGGTTCATTGGATGGTATTCAACGACCAAATGTTGGTTTTGTCACACGTGGCGGCCGTGAAATGGAAAATCATTTTGAGTGTTTATGGGATCTATATCGCTCAGTGCCATCATTGGAAATCCCCGGAGCTTCTTACCTCGATGAGTATTATTGGCTAGATAAGGATGATCCTAACTCATCAAATTGTCGGTTGATCTATGATCGAGGAAATCGTGTGCCAAACGACGGTGATTATACGTTAGGTAAATCATCTGAAGAAATTATTAAATTGATTATGACGCCTGAAGCAAAGTTAGGCACAACGACGATTGAAGATTATTTTTCAGAAGACTTTTTCAAAAGCAATTTTTGGATATATTGGGCAACAATGTTTGCTTTTGAAAAGTGGCATTCAGCAATCGAGATGAGGCGTTACGCAATGCGCTTTATTCACCATATTGATGGGCTACCGGATTTTTCAGCATTGAAGTTCAATAAATACAATCAATATGATTCGATGGTCTTGCCTTTGATCAAGTATCTCGAAGATCATGGTGTTGACGTACAGTTTGATTCTACAGTTGATAATGTCATTGTGAATTTCGATCATGGCAATAAAGTTGTTAAAGAATTACAGCTCACTGTTGCAGGAAAGCCAGAAACTAAACAACTTACAGCAAATGATTTAGTTTTCATAACGAACGGTTCCATTACTGAAAGTACGACCTATGGGAGCCATTTTGAACCAGCGCCAGTTACAAACGAACCCGGCGGATCGTGGCGTTTATGGGAAAAATTAGCTGAACAATCAGACGAATTTGGTCATCCAGGTGTGTTTTACCAAAACTTACCAGCAAAAAGTTGGTTTGTTTCAGCAACAGCAACAATTAAAAATACTGAAATTGATCCCTATATTGAACGACTTACCAAGAGGGACATACATGACGGTAAAATTAATACAGGTGGCATTGTAACCATTACCGATTCAAATTGGTTGATGAGTTTTGCTGTCCATCGTCAACCACATTTTAAGCAACAAAAGCCAAATGAAACAACAGTTTGGATCTACGGACTATATTCTGATGTTCCTGGCAACTATGTTAAGAAGACTATCGTAGAGTCTTCTGGTCAAGAAATTACACAAGAATTTTTGTACCACCTAGGTGTCCCTAAAAGTAAAATTAATCAACTAGCACAGCAAGAATCAATTAACACTGTTCCAGTGTACATGCCGTTTATTACAAGTTATTTTATGCCACGTGTCATGGGTGATCGTCCAAAAGTAATTCCGGATGGCTCTGTCAATTTGGCATTTATTGGAAACTTTGCTGAGTCGCCTTCGCGAGATACAGTCTTTACTACGGAATATTCAGTACGTACTGCTATGGAGGCTGTATATAGCTTGCTAGATGTTGAGCGTGGTGTACCAGAAGTCTTTAATTCAATCTACGATATTAGAGAATTATTGCGAGCTATGTACTATATGAATGATAAAAAGCCACTGAGCGAAATGGATTTGCCAATTCCTAAGCTAATACAAAAAATTGGGCTTAAAAAAATTAAAGGTACTTGGCTAGAAGAATTATTGGCAGAAGCACATTTATTATAA